Proteins found in one Neomonachus schauinslandi chromosome 1, ASM220157v2, whole genome shotgun sequence genomic segment:
- the LOC110582530 gene encoding tetraspanin-17-like, with amino-acid sequence MLGALLLAIGLWAWGEEGVLSNISALTDLGGLDPVWLFVVVGGVMLVLGFAGCIGALREYTFLLKFFSVFHSLIFFLELATGILAFVFKDWIRDQLNFFINNNVKAYRDNTDLQNLIDFAQEYWSCCGARGTNDWNLNIYFNCTDLNPSWERCRMPFSCCIRDPAEDVLNTQCGYDVRLKLELKQQGSIHTKGCVGQFEKWLQDNLIVVAGVFVGITFLQIFGVCLAQNLVSNIKAVKANWIKHDDGYKLLK; translated from the coding sequence ATGCTGGGAGCCCTGCTCCTGGCCATTGGCCTCTGGGCCTGGGGTGAGGAGGGCGTTCTCTCCAATATCTCGGCGCTGACAGATCTGGGAGGCCTCGACCCTGTGTGGCTGTTTGTAGTGGTTGGAGGTGTCATGTTGGTGCTGGGCTTTGCCGGCTGCATCGGGGCACTCCGGGAGTACACCTTCCTGCTCAAGTTTTTCTCAGTGTTCCACAGCCTCATCTTCTTCCTGGAGCTAGCAACAGGGATCTTGGCCTTCGTATTCAAGGACTGGATTCGAGACCagctcaatttcttcatcaaCAATAACGTCAAGGCCTATCGGGACAACACTGACCTCCAGAACCTCATTGACTTTGCTCAGGAATATTGGTCTTGCTGCGGAGCCCGAGGGACTAATGACTGGAACCTCAATATCTATTTCAACTGCACTGACTTGAACCCGAGCTGGGAGCGCTGCAGGATGCCCTTCTCCTGCTGCATCAGAGACCCTGCGGAAGATGTCCTCAACACCCAGTGTGGCTATGATGTCCGGCTCAAACTGGAGCTGAAGCAGCAGGGCTCCATCCACACCAAAGGCTGTGTGGGCCAGTTTGAGAAGTGGTTGCAGGACAACCTGATCGTTGTGGCTGGGGTCTTTGTGGGCATCACTTTCCTCCAGATCTTTGGTGTCTGCCTGGCCCAGAACCTTGTGAGTAACATCAAGGCAGTGAAGGCCAACTGGATCAAACATGATGATGGCTACAAActactcaaataa